The Desulfatiglans sp. region CTCCTGTTATCTATATTTCACCTTTTACATTATAATAAGATATTTGATCGTTTAGTCCTTATATTAATCATATCCGCAATCTCTGTTACAATCCTTTCAGAACTCTGTTTTACACGGTATCTCAGCGTCTATGGTTTCTCCAATTTTGCCGGCCACTTTCTTAAAATAGTTGCCTTTCTGTTGCTTTACCGGGCGATTATTGTAACCGGCTTAAAAAATCCATACAGCCTGCTGTTCAGGGAGTTAAATCAAAATAAGGAAGAGTATCACTCGCTTTTTACAAATATGATTGATGGATTTGCCAGGCACCGCATTATCACAGATGATAATGGACAGCCTGTTGACTATGAGTTTATAGAGGTAAACCATGCATTCGAGGAACAGACAGGCCTGAAAAAAGAAATGTTGATTGGAAAGAGAGTTACTGAAGTCTTGCCTGGTATTAAAGATGAACCATCTGATTGGATTGGAAGATATGGCAGTGTTGCCCAGACCGGAAAAAGTATAAGGTTTGAAAGTTATTCACGGGATCTTGAAAAATGGTTCTCGGTTATTGCATACAGTTCAAAGAAAAATACCTTTGCCACAGTTTTTCAGGACATTACTGAACGCAAACAGATTGAACAGACCCTGGAGAGAAAGGTGAAAGAAAGGACAGAAGAGCTTGAAAGGAGAAATCAGGATCTACAGGATTTTTCTTTTATTGCATCGCATGATCTCCAGGAACCTTTACGCAAGATCCGAACATTCGCAGATATGATCTTTGAGAAGATTACCAAAGGGTCTCTTGAGCAGGTAGGAGATTATCTCTCCAGAATGCAGGACTCTGTCAAGAGGATGCAGAACCTGATAAAATCATTGCTCGAATATTCACGTGTTACTACTGCTGAAAAACCGTTTGAAAAAATTGATCTTTCAAAAGCAATGACGGAGGCTATGTCCAGCCTTGAAATCCTTATAAAGGAGAAGAAGGCAACTATTGAGGTAACAGCGCTGCCGGCCGTTGAAGCTGATCTTATCCAGATCATTCAGGTTTTTCAAAATCTCATTGAGAATGCCTTGAAATTCCACAAGCCCGGTGATGCCCCTTATATCAGGATATATGAAAATAAAATTTCCGGACCCAGTTGTCAGATCATTGTGGAAGACAGGGGTATAGGTTTTGATGAGAAATACCTGCCCAAAATATTTATGCCTTTCCAGCAGCTTCATGGAAAAATGGAGTATAGGGGAACAGGAATGGGGCTTGCGATATGTCAGAAAATAATAAACAGGCATGGAGGAATCCTTACTGCAACCTCCGAACCCGGAAAGGGAGCTTCTTTTATTTTTACGCTTCCCATCGTTCAGACAACCAGCTAGCAGTTATTTAAGTTTTAACTTTATTTACAGGTAGTGTCAGTCAGTAGAGTTTTTAGTATATAGTTATTCATTAAATTATTTTTTTTATCTATACCATGGCCGTAAATATAACTGATCAACATGTTAAAGTACTCTTAATTGAGGATGACGAAGATGATTATATTATTATTAGGGAGTTTCTTGCAGGTATCCCGTTAAAATCATTTGATGTAACATGGATATCAAACTATCATGATTCGCTTCCCCTTCTCAGAAATAATTATCATGATGTCTGTTTGCTGGATTACCGCCTTGGTGTTAATAATGGTATTGATCTGCTAAAGGAAGCCAATGACTCAGGTGCATCAATTCCTGTTATTTTTCTTACAGGGCAGGGTGAATATTCAATTGATCTTGAGGCAATGAAGGCAGGGGCAGCAGATTATCTTGTCAAAGATACATTAACATCATCTATGCTGGAGCGTTCAATTCGATACTCCATTGAAAGGGCAAATGCAGCCAGGAAACTTAAAAGTGCATATGATGAAATGGAAGACCGGGTGAGACTAAGGACAAAAGATCTCAAGGATGCGAATATGAATCTCCGCAAGGCATCCGAAAAAATAAAATCATTTGCCTATTCGGTTTCACACGATTTGAAAAGCCCTGCAAGCAGTCTTATAGGCCTGACAAATCGTCTTTATAAGTATTGTGAAGATAATCCTGATGAGAAATACAAAGTTTATTGCCTGCAAATCAAGAAAGCGGCTGAACAGGTTTATTCATTGGCTGGGTTAATAAACGGTTTTATTACCGCAAAAGAAATGCCACTTAAATTAGAGGTAATTCCCCTTGAAGAGGTTTTTAATGATATTGCAACAAGATATTCGGAGCGACTTTCTGAAAGGGAGATACGCATGATAATACCCGATAATTTACCCTCTATAACAGCAGACAGGATGTGTATTTCCAGGATATTAACTAATCTTGTGGAAAATGCCTTGAAATATGGTGGTGATAATCTCAGCAGGATATGCGTAAGAGTAGATGAAAATAACAGTGAATATATTATATCAGTAGAAGACGATGGTTTGGGGCTGCGTGAAATAGATAACCATGATATTTTTCAGCCATTTATTAGGATAGACGAGAATCGGAAAATTGAAGGTAATGGATTAGGCCTTGCCATTGTAAAGGAATTAGTTGAAAAGCTCGGAGGCAATGTCTGGTATGATTCGGTGTACGGGAAAGGCGCTACTTTTTATATCTCAATTTCCAAATTCATCTGACACTGATCTAAGACATTTACCATGTCGGGATAATATGATAATTGGAATAATCAGAAGCTGAATATGTGGTTTTGTATAGGGTTAACAATAAAATGTCCTTATCGTTAGCGAGGAATAATATGGATAAAAAACGTATTGTGATTGCTGAAGATCACGCAATCGTCAGGGATGGCTTGCGATCACTCCTTACATATGAAGGGAATTTCGATGTTGTTGGGGAAGCGCAAGATGGAATGGAGGCAATTCGTTGTGTGAAAAGCTTAGAACCCGATCTATTACTGCTTGATTTGAATATGCCTAAAATGGACGGTATCTCTGCCATAAAAGAGATAAAAAAGCAGTCCCCGGATGTTAAGATACTCACCCTCACAATGCATAAGGATGAAGAGTATATTCTGGAGGCATTCCGTTCTGGGGCAGACGGATATTGCATTAAGACATCTTCAGGGAAAGAGGTGCTTTCAGCAATAAAAATAGTTCTCTCCGGCAGGCAGTTTGTGAGCCCTGACATATCCGGCAAGGTGCTTGAAGGATACCTTGAAGGCAAAAAAACCCTGAAAAAAGAATCTTCCTGGGAAGGCCTCACCCAGAGGGAGAAAGAGGTATTAAAGCTTGTTGGCGAGGGTTATCAGAACAAACAGATATCGGACTTTCTGTGCATAAGCATCAAGACCGTTGAAAAACACAGGGCCAATATCATGGAAAAGCTTGACCTTCACAGCGCTTCATCCCTTACTGCATATGCTATTGAAAAAGGGCTGGTTGTGAAATAAATATTTAGCCGCTGACAGGAAACTGAATTTTAATCTGTGTATGCTGCCCTTCACCGGTTACAATATCGATTTTTCCACCAGCAAGCGCTACACGCTCAATCATACCATTAAGCCCCATATTGTTTTTTTCAGATGCCAGCGCCATGGCTTTCTCTACATCAAAACCCTTACCGTTATCTTCGAAAAAAAGATACAGGATGTTCTCCGACTTTCGCATATGCAACTGAAGGTGATCTGCATTGCTGTGTTTCAGGGCATTATTAAGGCATTCCTGTATTATCCTGTAACAGACAATCTTTAACCTTTCAGGGATATCCTCTTCCTTTAATTCTAGCCTCATATCAAGCTCTATCTTCCTGTGGATCTCCAGAGTCCTCCTGCATAGAGAACGTATTGCTGCTAAAAGCCCAAGTGTATCAAGAATTGATGGCCTGAGGTCATAGGCGATCCTCTGCGACTCGTCTATAACCTCCTTTAACAGGTCCATAATTTTTTCGAGTGAAAACCCGGTCGAGGCTGATTCAGACGAAGAACCCATGCTGCGTATCGTCTGTTCCAGGGCAAATCTTATTGCGGTCAGACTTGAACCAATACTGTCATGCAATTCCCTTGCAACAGTCTTTCTCTCCTGTTCCTGGGTCTCAAGTATCTTTAACGACAGGTAATGGAGCTGTTTTTCGGATTGTTTTAACCGGTTAAGTATTTTACTGTTACGTACCGCATATCGTATTGATCGTTCCAGGAGGACAGGGTCGAGCCGATTTTTATCGATATAATCCACAGCCCCTTTTCCCATTGCGAGCATGTCAATATCAAAATCACCCTGGCCGGTAAGAATGATTATGGGTTCAGTAAAACCCCTGCGAACATATTCGTCAATAAATTCAAAACCGGTGTGCATTCCCAGAAAATAGTCAACTATACACAGGTCATGTTCTGTTGCTGAAGCCTTCATAAAGCCTTCATCAAAATCCTTTGCCCAGTCAAGTTCGAACTTGTGCCTTTTTACCTTCGACAGTATCTCACTAATAATGATGAAATCATCTTCATCATCTTCTACCATCAAAATTTTTATTAGCTCAGGGGATTCCATTTTCAATATGCCTTTTTTCTTCAAAATACATAAATAAGATATCTCAAGTAGGGTTTTTACCCCATTATTATTCTCATTAACTGAAACTAGAATGATGGTCAATGGTTAAAGGGAGGATATATCGATATTTTAACTAAAGGAGTTATAAAATGGAAATCGGAAGACCAAATCTTGCTCAAAAAAATGCACTTGTTGTAGATGATGACGAGGTGATTCTTAAAAGCTTATCCGGTTGGCTGGAATACAGGGACTGGAATGTTGTAACTGCCTGTGATGGAACAGAGGCCTTTAAAATAATGACCCGGAAAAATGATTTCGATCTTGTCCTTACTGATTATAATATGCCACGAATGAACGGATTGGTTTTGGCAGAAAAAATAAAGGATATAAACCCCTTAATCCGAGTCATTCTTGTTACAGGAACATGTAGCAGTATTTTAGAGCGGGAAATCAATATAATCTATATTGATGATGTTCTGCATAAACCATTTTCTCTTGATGAACTGGACAATGTTCTCGATGAATGTATTACCAGAAATAGTTTTGCTGATCTGTTTACACCTGCTATCCCACTCTGGAATCATTCATAAACCAATCAAAGAAAGGAGCAAATAAAATGAATCCACCTATCGAGCTGCCCCTGGGAAATGATTCAGTAAGGTTTACTTATGATGGAAGGGTTTTTATCGAGGATGCCATTAAGGCTTTAACCGGTGAAAAAAAGCAGGAACCAGCACGAGTCTGGAATAAAATAAAAAAGGATCATCCGACCGTCCTAACATATTGCAGTTCATACTTAACAAGTGAAGGTGATAAAATTCAAACCATTGATGTGGAGGGAATGGATATGATTTTTCAGCTTCTTCTTGAATATATGTGAGGTATTCGGATTGAATTACAGGTAAATGCAAAAAAAATATTTGCCGAAAGGATACTGTCATGAAAATAAAAGTGGATCATTTGAAATGTGATACCACAGGCGCATGCGTAAAAAAGTACCCTCAACTCTTCAGGTTTCAGGAGGGAAGCAAAAAGGCTGAATTCATGTATGAAATAGTTCCCCTGAAATTTGAATCAAAATGTCCGGACATATTAAAGATATGCCCTATGGGTGCAATTTATTCTGAATGTTGACCCAACTATTCGGAAAGTGCAGAATATGAAAGAAGCGCTTCTATATGAAAAAATCGAAGGACTCAGTGCCCATTGTTTTTTGTGCAATCATCACTGTAAAATTAAAAATTCAGAATTCGGATTTTGCGGTGTGAGAGAAAACAAAGAAGGAAAATTATTTACCCATACATACGGTGAAGCAGTTGCAGCTAATATTGATCCTGTTGAAAAAAACCCCTGTATCATTTTCTTCCGGGAACAAGGACATTTTCTATTGCTGCACAGGGATGCAACTTCCATTGCGGTTTTTGTCAGAACTGGCAGATATCACAGGTTCCCATTCAGAAGAGCAACGGTTTGACCAGGATAAAATTATTACCCGGAGACATTGTTGATAATGCCATTACTCAGCATTGTAAAAGCATTTCATACACCTATACCGAACCTACAATATTTTTTGAATATGTCCTTGATACGGCGAGACTGGCAAAAGAAAATAAGTTATACAACATCATGGTAACTAATGGGTATATGACTCTTGAAGCGCTCAGGATGATAGCGCCATATATTGATGCATGTAACGTGGATCTCAAATCATTCAATGATGATTTCTATT contains the following coding sequences:
- a CDS encoding response regulator; translated protein: MMVEDDEDDFIIISEILSKVKRHKFELDWAKDFDEGFMKASATEHDLCIVDYFLGMHTGFEFIDEYVRRGFTEPIIILTGQGDFDIDMLAMGKGAVDYIDKNRLDPVLLERSIRYAVRNSKILNRLKQSEKQLHYLSLKILETQEQERKTVARELHDSIGSSLTAIRFALEQTIRSMGSSSESASTGFSLEKIMDLLKEVIDESQRIAYDLRPSILDTLGLLAAIRSLCRRTLEIHRKIELDMRLELKEEDIPERLKIVCYRIIQECLNNALKHSNADHLQLHMRKSENILYLFFEDNGKGFDVEKAMALASEKNNMGLNGMIERVALAGGKIDIVTGEGQHTQIKIQFPVSG
- a CDS encoding response regulator, coding for MEIGRPNLAQKNALVVDDDEVILKSLSGWLEYRDWNVVTACDGTEAFKIMTRKNDFDLVLTDYNMPRMNGLVLAEKIKDINPLIRVILVTGTCSSILEREINIIYIDDVLHKPFSLDELDNVLDECITRNSFADLFTPAIPLWNHS
- a CDS encoding response regulator, producing the protein MAVNITDQHVKVLLIEDDEDDYIIIREFLAGIPLKSFDVTWISNYHDSLPLLRNNYHDVCLLDYRLGVNNGIDLLKEANDSGASIPVIFLTGQGEYSIDLEAMKAGAADYLVKDTLTSSMLERSIRYSIERANAARKLKSAYDEMEDRVRLRTKDLKDANMNLRKASEKIKSFAYSVSHDLKSPASSLIGLTNRLYKYCEDNPDEKYKVYCLQIKKAAEQVYSLAGLINGFITAKEMPLKLEVIPLEEVFNDIATRYSERLSEREIRMIIPDNLPSITADRMCISRILTNLVENALKYGGDNLSRICVRVDENNSEYIISVEDDGLGLREIDNHDIFQPFIRIDENRKIEGNGLGLAIVKELVEKLGGNVWYDSVYGKGATFYISISKFI
- a CDS encoding PAS domain S-box protein, which translates into the protein MKNRYYDLILYAVASALILTCFCYIYVEDFLLFHFFVELFSIIICFSIFVITWNSRYFIDNGYVIFLGVAFFFIGILDILHMLSYHGMPFFQVHGNDLPTQLWIAARYMQGISLFLAPFMLKYKIKLYSIFYCFLFVTTLVIFLIFRDIFPSCYVEGIGLTMFKKMSEYIICLILLLSIFHLLHYNKIFDRLVLILIISAISVTILSELCFTRYLSVYGFSNFAGHFLKIVAFLLLYRAIIVTGLKNPYSLLFRELNQNKEEYHSLFTNMIDGFARHRIITDDNGQPVDYEFIEVNHAFEEQTGLKKEMLIGKRVTEVLPGIKDEPSDWIGRYGSVAQTGKSIRFESYSRDLEKWFSVIAYSSKKNTFATVFQDITERKQIEQTLERKVKERTEELERRNQDLQDFSFIASHDLQEPLRKIRTFADMIFEKITKGSLEQVGDYLSRMQDSVKRMQNLIKSLLEYSRVTTAEKPFEKIDLSKAMTEAMSSLEILIKEKKATIEVTALPAVEADLIQIIQVFQNLIENALKFHKPGDAPYIRIYENKISGPSCQIIVEDRGIGFDEKYLPKIFMPFQQLHGKMEYRGTGMGLAICQKIINRHGGILTATSEPGKGASFIFTLPIVQTTS
- a CDS encoding response regulator transcription factor; this translates as MDKKRIVIAEDHAIVRDGLRSLLTYEGNFDVVGEAQDGMEAIRCVKSLEPDLLLLDLNMPKMDGISAIKEIKKQSPDVKILTLTMHKDEEYILEAFRSGADGYCIKTSSGKEVLSAIKIVLSGRQFVSPDISGKVLEGYLEGKKTLKKESSWEGLTQREKEVLKLVGEGYQNKQISDFLCISIKTVEKHRANIMEKLDLHSASSLTAYAIEKGLVVK